The Chryseobacterium muglaense genome includes the window TATTTATTTCATGCTTAATTATATTAATATTTAATAATATTCTTATTTTACTAATAAAAATAAGAAATGTGAATAAATAAAAAAGGGGAAAAATAATTATAGAAGCCTTGTAAACGCCTCTTACTATATAATAATTACTTATAAAAATTGGATAATGTTTCCGATAATTATTAGATTAATGAAAAGAATAACATTTACTATCTTATTTGTGTAATATGTAAAATAATATATTGTATTAATTGAATTTATTTTGTATATTTTAATTATTTATTTTTAATAAAAAAATTAAACTGAAAAACTATTGTAATTTTTAACATTGATAATCAATTATTTATAAATACATTGAATTAATGTCAAAATCAATTCGTCAAAAGAAAAATCAATAATTTATATTTGCCTCAATAAAAATATTACGCAAAGCGTAAGCTATCATATTGGTAATAGAAAACCGCTAATTTTCAAAACGACCAGACATGATAGACTTACGCCTGCGCCTTCTATACGGGGCGTGGGCTGAGTCTTTCTGGTCGTTGGGTTCTTAGCGGTACCTCTATTACGGATTGGCTTCGGTTCCACGCCTTTGTTATTTCTAAATCCGATATCTGGCGCCGGTATCACTCAATTCTTAATTAATTATGTCAGTATCTAAACTTGCACTTTTCAGTGTGATGCATTTCTTATGCAGTTTTTTCGATGTAACTTTTTCCTTTAGAAAAGAGGAATTAATTCAAATGTATCAAGTGTTTAATTCAAAATTTTATCATTATGGATAATGAAAGAAATGAGAATGGTAGATTTAAAAAAGGTAGGAAGCATCCTTTAAAACCTGCACATGAGATTCAGCAGATATCAGATGCTATGCACGGTAAGACATACAGATATCTTGGTCGAAAGTCATCGGATAATAAATATGGATTATTTGAATGCTTACTTCACAAGACAACTTTTGAGCAGATTATCTCCATACACTTAAACGGACAAACTCCAAAGAACTGTACCGAGTGTTATCACAAAAAACTGAGTGATATTCAGAAGAGAGTTCAACGAGAGTGGATTGGCAACCGCAAGAAGCATCCCCGATATAGAAGTAATCAGGCAATTACTCAGGCAAGTAATGAGAAATTTTTTGGAAGATATAAATTCTTAGGCAGGTGTGAAGATTTCCGTTACGGAAAATTTGAATGTCAACATAAAAACATTTTAACTCAGGTTATCTATCAGCACACCAAAGGAGTTCATCCTATCGGATGTAAAAAGTGCATTAATGAAGTGAGAAATTTTCCGAAGAGAAGTGATGAAGAAATTAGGATGTTAGGTTATCAGAATTTTGAAGGAAAAGTCTATTTTCTGGGCAGATCAAAATTAAAAACTAAAAAGCATTACGGAAACATTATCTGCCGAGAGCATGGAGTTTCTTTTGAACAGTCGATAACAAATTATATTAAGGGTGTAAGAGGTTGTGTTTTGTGCAGAAGAGAATCCAGTAAATTTCAAAAAGCTGTATTCAATTATTTGAAAACTCAGTTTTCTGAAGATGATATTGAAACAGAAAAGAAATTTGAAGATTGTAAAAATTTTTATCAGCTGCGTTTTGATTTCTATATTAAAAGTAAAAATCTGTTGATTGAATGCGACGGAATTCAGCATTTCACATCTCAGGATTACTGGGGTGGGGAAGAGGGGTATAAAGTTCGTGTTTTTAATGATGAAATTAAAAATATCTACACGAAAAAAAACAAAATTCATTTTATAAGAATTGGTTTTTATGAGCAAAGTAAAATTGAAGAAATTATGCAAAATGTATTTGTTCAATTTCACACCGGACAGCCAATCTATAGAATTCATAATAATAAACTGCCTGAATAAAATAAATATCTCCAAAACTTTTT containing:
- a CDS encoding PDDEXK family nuclease, with the protein product MDNERNENGRFKKGRKHPLKPAHEIQQISDAMHGKTYRYLGRKSSDNKYGLFECLLHKTTFEQIISIHLNGQTPKNCTECYHKKLSDIQKRVQREWIGNRKKHPRYRSNQAITQASNEKFFGRYKFLGRCEDFRYGKFECQHKNILTQVIYQHTKGVHPIGCKKCINEVRNFPKRSDEEIRMLGYQNFEGKVYFLGRSKLKTKKHYGNIICREHGVSFEQSITNYIKGVRGCVLCRRESSKFQKAVFNYLKTQFSEDDIETEKKFEDCKNFYQLRFDFYIKSKNLLIECDGIQHFTSQDYWGGEEGYKVRVFNDEIKNIYTKKNKIHFIRIGFYEQSKIEEIMQNVFVQFHTGQPIYRIHNNKLPE